Genomic DNA from Mus musculus strain C57BL/6J chromosome 11, GRCm38.p6 C57BL/6J:
CTGACTTCTCTTTCTAAGGGTTAGAAACAAAGTAACAGCAACAGATAGAATCTCCCAAAAGACTATGCTCTGGGCTACCCTGGGGATGTAACTCAGCGGTACAGCGTTTGCCTCCTGTGTGTAAGGCCCTGGCTTTGATCACCTgcatggagaaggaggaggaggaagagaaggaaagggaaatacTGGAGAGATGGATTAAGAGCATTTGGTGTGCTGGGCCGTAGTGCCGCACGCCTCtaagctcagcacttgggaggcagaggcaggcggatttctgagttcgaggccagcccggtctacagagtgagttccaggacagccagggctacacagagaaaccctgtctcgaccaaaaacaaaaacaaaaacaaaaacaaaacaaaacaaacaaacaaaaaaaagcatttgatgcttttgcaaaggacctaggttccAGTCCAAACACTCACACAGGgactcatagccatctgtaactccagctccaggggatctgatgccatcttctggcctcctcaggaactgcatgcacgtggtgcacataCTCTAATGGACAGACAAAACATGCATAGtagaaataaatagatctttgaagaaaaggagaggaggaggaggaagaataccAGAATGATGTATGATGCTTGGGTCATTAGTTAGCCCAGATCTTCCTGCTGCTCATTGGCCGTTTTCCCTCTCTGGTCAGAAATATGAACATCAATTGTAAGCGGCCCTAGGTGCTAGCAGCTTCTCAGCCGCGAGAGACATAGATGCTGGAGGTGAGAACCCATACATGGAGGAGTAGAGTGTGTTGGTACTGCATAGCACTGTAGTCTGCCCCATGGGACACCTGTGTCCTGATGACATCACAGGCAGGATGCAGGGACTGGCCGCACCTGAATTATGACATCAGCAAAACTTGCCTTATCCTCAAGGAAAGGGCATCTGGACAGAGAGACCATGAAACAGCggccacagagaaaggagagaagacgGCAATCATCGGTCCACAGGTAGGCACAAGAGGATGCGGGACGCCCTCAGAGCTGGTGAGGGAGGCTGCCGTAGGTCCTGGTACCTGAGTCTCTGTGGGTCTTTTCCTTCTTGGCACAGGGCAACAAAATATCTGGCTCTCATGGACATGCAGAAGATCTCAAGTGAGTTCAAGCTCCTGACCTTCCCTCCTAAGTGCCAAGGGAGTGGCCTCTCCCCCAGAGCATCttgtccttccttctgcctttcaCCACCTCCCCCACAACTGGGGCTGAGACCAGGAAGTAAGATGCTCAGTGCCCACCCACATGGGGGTTGGCTGCCTATGCAGTCCTGGTTCCCTATGGTCAGACATCTGCTTCCAAAAGAAAGATGTAAAAAGGAGTATGCCTATGACATAAAGAACATGCCCCTGATGTGCAAGACCATGTCCCTGGGGTAAAGGGCCATGCCCTGGCCCCCTGCCATGCCCGgatttttctctgtcttctcaggATCAGCCCAGGACAAACCCCCCTCACAGCTCTCTTCCCAGCCCTCCAGAACCCCGCTCCATCTCCTGATGGGCAGCAACAGCAGTCAGCACATGTTGGAAGACCAAGTCCTCTGTCCCATTTGCCTGGAGGTGTTCTGCAACCCAGTCACTACCGCCTGCGGCCATAACTTCTGTATGACTTGCCTTCAGAATTTCTGGGACCACCAGGCTGCCATTGGAGAGACTTACTATTGCCCccagtgcagagaggccttctccAGCAGGCCCCGCCTCTGCAAGAACGTCATCCTCGGGGAGATGGTGGCTTGCTTCACCCAGGCCAAGAGCCAGACCTCAGGGTCCTTGTGGGGCCTGGCTGGCCCCACAGATGTGCCCTGTGACTTTTGCTCTCCGCAGAAGCTGAGGGCAGCCAAGTCATGCCTGCAGTGTGTGGCTTCCTTGTGTGAGAAACATCTGCGCAGCCACTTTGAGGACCAGCtgttccaggaccaccagctgtTGGACCCAGTGTGGGACCTCACGAACCGCTTGTGCCGCAAGCATCGCAAGCTCCGGCAGCTGTATTGCCGCACGGAGGGCAGCTGCGTGTGCGGAGCCTGCCTATTGGAGGAGCACAAGAACCATGACACCACCCCCCTGGAGGATGAACGGGCCCGCAAAGAGGTGAGGTGGGCTGAGGAAAGGGCGTGCTCCAGGCTCTGAGAATCTGTCACATTTCGGGGGGTGGGGATGAACACAGCTGAAGCCAGGTTTTTCTGGCACCTAATATGGAAAGGCAGGAGTTTGAGAGGAGAACCTGTCTGAAAAGATGCTTAGGCAGGGCCGGCGAGATAAATGGATGCTTTCTACCCTAAGTTCCATCCTCAGAATCTACATTTAAGTGGAAGGAAAGTGGGGCGTGGTGACGCGcgcgtctttaatcccagcctgtggaaagcagaagcagatggttgtgagtttgaggccagccttggctatgtagtgagtttcaggatagtcagAGCTGCATAGCgagcttttaagatttattttttttatgtatatgagagtacactgtagctgtacagatggttgtgagccatcatatggttgctggaaattgaactcaagaccttcagaagagcagtcaatgctcttaatcactgagccatctctccaggccgaGACCCAACTCCTCAAAGCTGTCTATTGGTGCCCACACGCCCCTACAATAATAATACTTTTTTGAAGTTAGGCAGCTGCTAGCGTGATGGGTTATGTTATGGCACAAGAAAGCATTGGTAAGTTAATAAGGAAGGCTGCAGAACTGCTGGTCAGAAGTCTCTATGAATAGTGAATGATGTGTTGTTATGGGTAGGAAAGATTGTTTACAAGTCTCCCTTAGAGATGCATCCAGGAAACACCTGTGCAGGACGCACCTGCGCCTTTCTCCTCCCAAGAAGCCGCAGAAGAcagtagctggagagatggctcagcagctaggaGCACAAACCAGAGGACCCCGGCTTTGACTCCCACCACCCACATgttagctcacaactgtaactccagttccctggGAGtatgcaaaacatccatacacataaaataagagacaaaaaaaaattttgttttgttttgtttttttttttcgagacagggttcctctgtgtagccctggctgtcctggaactcactctgtagaccaggctggcctcaatctcagaaattcacctgcctctgcctcccaagtgctaagattaaaggcgtgcgccaccactgccgggctgctttctaatttttaaattccttttcttggttttgtttaaaaCAGTCCTCCCTGCCCATCACCATGTGTAGCTCACCACAGTCCTTCACAACCCTTCATTAAGCATCGCTCCCGGATCCAAGCGCTTGTGTGGCAGGCCTCAGAGGAAGGCATGGCTTCTGAGAAATTAGCCTCAATGGTTGTATAGCAACAGGTTattatgaaaacaaaaagaagcattcTTTTAAAATAGGATTTCCAGGCTATCTAGGCTTAAACATAATGTGCATGCCCCTGTAGTGAGTCTGTTTCCAACATTTGGGACGCGAAGCAGGGAGATGGCTTTGGGTTcaagcctagcctggtctacatagctagtttcAAGCTGAAGGGCTACATAGCGGACCCTCATTTCAAAAACAGGACAAGGGCCTGGAGAATGGCTCGGTCATTAAGAAACCTGGGTTCAGTTATGTGGCTCACAACTCTAGCCGTAAGGGATCCAAAACACTTTTCTGGTCTCCACCGGCACGCACAGGGTACACAGACATTACATCTAggcaaagacattaaaaaaaaaattacaataaaataaaacaaagccaaaactgggcatagtggtaTGTGCCTGGAGCATTAGCAGTAAATAGCTTAGGCAAGAGGaccccaagttcaaggtcatctcggCTACATAAACTTGCTCCTCCTTCCccccacattaaaaacaaacaaacaaacaaacaaacaggtttaGGAGGTTGCTCAGTAAGTAAAGTGCTTGATTCTATGGCACAAGAACCTGAGTTTAACCCCCAAGTTAAAACAGCCAGccaggctgggcggtggtggtgcacgcctttgatcccagcactcgggaggcagaggcaagcggatttcagagtttgaggccagcctggtctacaaagtgagtttcaggacagccagggctacacagagaaaccctgtctcgaaaaaacagaacaaaacaaaacaacccagccAGCCAGGCACCGTGCTTGCACACTCtaatcctggcactggggaggtagagccAAGAGGATCCCCGGGACTTGCTGCCAGCCTAGTCTAGCGGAAGcagtgagttctaggttcagtgagagagcctgtctcagaaaataaggaagagagagctggagagatggctcagaagttaaaaagCACTGTTCCTGCAGAGGGTCTGgactcagttcctagcaccacttctgtaactccagttccaggagatctgaaccaggcacacatgtgtgcatctacatacatacaggcaaaacatacactatatatatatatgtatattcatacccACATacattttcaagacaaggtttttggtgtagccctggctgtcctgaaactcaccctgtagtctaggctggtctcgaactcacagagatccacttgcttctacctcccgagtgctggcattaaaggtgtgtgccccactgcctggctgagcTCATTATATTTCAGTTAGTCCATCAAGTACATTAGATAACCTTGCTATCCTGATTCCTAGGAAAGAGGAGCCAGAATCTCAGGCAGTGACAGAACAAAACAGCCAGGcataatggcacacacctttaatcccagcacttgggatgcagaggcaggcagatctctgagttagaggccagcctggtctacaaagccagttccaggctagccaggaatgttccacagagaaacagtgtctcaaaaaaagaaagaaagaaaggaagaaaggaagaaaggaagaaaggaagaaaggaagaaaaaggaagaaaggaagaaagggaaagggaaagggaaagggaaagggaaagggaaagggaaagggaaaggaagggaaaggaaaggaaaggggctggagagatggctcagcagttaagagcactgactgctcttatagaggtcctgagttcaattccaagcaaggacatggtggctcacaaccatctgtaatgggatctgatgccctcttctggtgtctgaagacagctacagtgtattcatataaattaaataaatctttaaaaagaaaagaaggaaaagaaaagacaaaaggagaTACACTTGCTCTTCTACCCTGGTCTTGGGTTCACTAAAGCCTGTGAATTGGCAGTCAGATCTCTCCAAACCACCCTCTGAGTCAGGGCGCTCACTCACTTCTGCCCCGCCCCTTCCAGGTGGAAGTTCGGAAGATTCAGGCCAATGTGGAGAACCAGATGCTGATCATTGCCTCTGACAGTCAGAAACACCAGGGACGAGTGAGTTTTCTCTCGGTAAGGCGAGCTACCACTGCCTCCACCCAGGCTTATCCCGGCATCTTCCACGGGGCCCCTGGGACCTCCCAGAAGCCACGGGATTACGGGGAGGAAGAGCAGTGGGCAGAAACAGGATGCTTGAGATATCTTTGGACCAGTATAGTGGAGTACAGGAGTAGGGTCCAGGGATGCCTCCCTCCCTGCACATCTACCTCAGAAACTGATTCAGACCATGCGAGACGAGGTGGACACCTGCTTCTCAGAGATCCTCCATGAGATTAAACAGCTGCAGATGAAGGTCTTGGATtttgtggagaaggaggaggcggCCGCCCTAGGAAAGCTGGGCAACTCTATCCAGCAAAGCCACAACCGGCTGCTCAAGTTGGAGGGGGACAGCGTCTGGCTCCACAGCCTGCTCGCCAACAGGAGTGATGAGCAATTCCTACAGGCAAGAGCCCCCctccagagagagaaaaagagatgtaCCAGGCCTGGGACAAAGAAATCAGGGCCTGCATCACCTTGCCCACTCTCCAACTGAGAGCCCCAGTTAGACTCTCATCGGCACCTGCTGCTTTTTTTGTACTGCCTGCAGAGATCAGCtatcccttctttttcctcaggAAAGGATGGAGCAGTGCCCTGGGATTCTGAGTGTGTAATTCAGTCTCCCCCCCAAACCACAGGCAGGAGTGAGGCAAAGGCAGTCTATGTGTTGAAACCTATATTCCTCTTCAGCCATGTTCCTGGTGCTActgaagggtgggggtgggaagccaAGGCACAGTGGCTGACCAGAAAATGGCAGTGACTTTCTCTATGCCCAGGGACCTCCTACCACCGACCTCCTTACTTCAACTGCCCTTATACCCCTAGacagatttcctttttttttttttttttttttggttttccaagacagggtttctctgtgtagccctgactgtcctggaactctgtagaccaggctggcctcgaactcagaaatccacct
This window encodes:
- the Trim80 gene encoding tripartite motif protein 47-like → MKQRPQRKERRRQSSVHRATKYLALMDMQKISRSAQDKPPSQLSSQPSRTPLHLLMGSNSSQHMLEDQVLCPICLEVFCNPVTTACGHNFCMTCLQNFWDHQAAIGETYYCPQCREAFSSRPRLCKNVILGEMVACFTQAKSQTSGSLWGLAGPTDVPCDFCSPQKLRAAKSCLQCVASLCEKHLRSHFEDQLFQDHQLLDPVWDLTNRLCRKHRKLRQLYCRTEGSCVCGACLLEEHKNHDTTPLEDERARKEVEVRKIQANVENQMLIIASDSQKHQGRVSFLSKLIQTMRDEVDTCFSEILHEIKQLQMKVLDFVEKEEAAALGKLGNSIQQSHNRLLKLEGDSVWLHSLLANRSDEQFLQEFPKLKHFPACVEPLLGTNCEETQSFLQLPETLSQLRIRLMDIGLSFINQLLLKGIRMSSYEVLPGTVERKTLLQNYCNLNFDPCTASEELFLFKETHSVLNLGILLEPSTTNSPLPGFKQWPQVLCCPGLSEGCHYWEAEVSNSWMCLGVTYRRSPPLSGRPRRNIVYLLGRNPYSWCLEWDSLKFSVWHNNTQTVLHGSYHHTLGVALDFRTGCLSFYSVAGDVNLLYRFLTSFLEPLYPAVMVSSGASLTLKQYPEA